In the genome of Desulfuromonas sp., one region contains:
- a CDS encoding 30S ribosomal protein S7 has product MPRRREVPKREILPDPKFSDRQVAKFINNLMLDGKRSTAEKIVYGAFDLLEERGDEGSIELFRKALENVRPVVEVKSRRVGGSTYQVPVEVRLDRRNALAMRWIITYSRSRAEKTMQERLAGELLDAANSRGSSVKKKEDTHRMAEANKAFAHYRW; this is encoded by the coding sequence ATGCCTAGAAGAAGAGAAGTTCCAAAGCGCGAAATCCTGCCGGATCCGAAGTTTAGTGATCGTCAGGTTGCCAAGTTTATCAACAACCTGATGCTCGACGGCAAGCGGAGCACGGCTGAGAAGATTGTTTATGGCGCATTTGATCTGCTTGAAGAGCGTGGTGATGAAGGTTCCATCGAACTCTTCAGGAAAGCTCTCGAAAACGTTCGCCCTGTCGTAGAAGTCAAGTCCCGACGTGTCGGCGGCTCGACTTACCAGGTTCCGGTAGAGGTCCGTCTGGATCGCCGCAACGCCCTCGCCATGCGCTGGATCATCACTTATTCCCGATCCAGGGCCGAGAAGACGATGCAGGAAAGACTGGCAGGTGAGTTGCTTGATGCTGCCAATAGTCGCGGATCTTCGGTCAAGAAAAAAGAGGACACCCACCGTATGGCCGAAGCCAACAAGGCCTTCGCTCACTACCGCTGGTAA
- a CDS encoding 30S ribosomal protein S12, which yields MPTINQLIRKGRKSKVKKSTAPALQSNPQKRGVCTRVYTTTPKKPNSALRKVARVRLTNGIVVTSYIPGVGHNLQEHSVVLIRGGRVKDLPGVRYHIVRGSLDLAGVQDRRQGRSKYGAKRPK from the coding sequence ATGCCGACTATCAATCAGTTGATCCGCAAGGGACGCAAAAGCAAAGTTAAAAAGTCGACGGCGCCGGCGCTTCAGAGTAATCCTCAGAAGCGTGGTGTGTGTACCCGTGTATATACGACAACCCCGAAGAAGCCGAACTCGGCTTTGCGCAAGGTTGCTCGTGTCCGTCTGACCAATGGGATTGTTGTTACGTCGTACATCCCGGGTGTCGGTCATAACCTCCAGGAACACTCCGTTGTTCTGATTCGCGGAGGCCGTGTCAAGGATTTGCCGGGTGTTCGTTATCACATTGTCCGTGGTTCCCTTGACCTCGCCGGTGTTCAGGATCGTCGTCAGGGTCGCTCCAAGTATGGCGCGAAACGCCCCAAGTAA